In Periplaneta americana isolate PAMFEO1 chromosome 4, P.americana_PAMFEO1_priV1, whole genome shotgun sequence, one DNA window encodes the following:
- the LOC138698651 gene encoding oocyte zinc finger protein XlCOF6.1-like, whose product MMDMIKAEPGVDPLADDADTEEKKPVFALDVDGMKLESDDLGFTIKCEENPELIPTVKSEEQEERYDWHMGEEEEEVKSETMVEIDEAFTDGSFAAECAGATSCHKCGVCGRRFRWKGDLTIHLRKHTGEKPFKCDICGKAYVRKLILTIHMRTHTGEKPYACKECGRCFGSSGILFNHARMHTRERPYACQVCSSRFSRKSHFERHSLTHTAAFRCDICKRNFVSQAKLAFHTNLHTRKRPFKCNICNKCYFTIGYLNNHLRTHMELQPYGSDVREPPT is encoded by the exons ATGATGGATATGATCAAGGCAGAACCCGGGGTTGACCCATTGGCTGATGACGCTGATACAGAAGAGAAGAAGCCCGTGTTTGCG CTGGACGTGGATGGAATGAAACTGGAATCTGACGACCTTGGATTCACCATCAAATGTGAAGAAAATCCTGAATTAATTCCAACAGTGAAAAGTGAGGAGCAG GAAGAGAGATATGACTGGCACATgggagaggaggaagaggaggtgAAGTCGGAGACAATGGTGGAGATTGACGAAGCCTTCACTGACGG GTCATTTGCAGCGGAGTGCGCAGGCGCGACGAGTTGTCACAAGTGTGGCGTGTGCGGCAGGCGCTTCCGTTGGAAGGGCGACCTCACCATTCACCTCCGCAAGCACACGGGGGAGAAGCCGTTCAAGTGTGACATTTGCGGCAAGGCGTACGTGCGCAAGCTGATCCTCACGATCCACATGCGCACCCACACCGGGGAGAAGCCGTACGCGTGCAAGGAGTGCGGCAGGTGCTTCGGCAGCTCCGGCATCTTGTTCAACCACGCGCGCATGCACACCAGGGAGCGGCCGTACGCGTGCCAGGTCTGCAGCAGCCGCTTCAGCCGCAAGTCCCACTTCGAGCGCCACAGCCTGACGCACACGGCGGCCTTCAGGTGCGACATCTGCAAGAGGAATTTCGTCTCGCAGGCCAAGCTTGCTTTCCACACCAACCTGCACACCAGGAAGCGGCCctttaaatgcaacatttgtaATAAATGCTACTTCACCATCGGGTACTTGAACAATCATCTGCGTACTCATATGGAGCTGCAGCCCTACGGATCAGATGTACGGGAACCTCCGACTTGA
- the LOC138698650 gene encoding zinc finger protein 501-like, translating to MDPIKTEPDTDPLAIETRDDTGIEEKNPLLEEVNFFKSHTAGIKVECMDSSYDLAWDVKPETPEMISCNSLKLEPEEDSCDMNRVKEDLELEITTEEDEVLPDRDKEQFCHPVRDIHTNEVSGRRIQHHRMQLQERPAIQHRTEDCVQLEKPKSRKTFQCDTCSKCFTTKADMKLHFRCHIDKNCKSCGKDLAKVGNAKSHVCNHKRARSWKCNVCGEIFQSPQSGKKHLLLHNVKKSLDSPTKSLVADTEEKKCKCDICGKDFTNSRSFKMHLRIHTGKKPKCNICGRLLSSNYTLKAHIRIHMGDRPFKCEVCEKSFSTPGTLKKHKRIVHTGQKIFECIICGKTLPTQLAVRVHKRTHIGENSTIVIFPKTT from the exons ATGGATCCGATCAAGACAGAACCGGACACCGATCCCTTGGCTATTGAAACGAGAGACGATACCggtatagaagagaaaaatccTTTACTAGAG GAAGTGAACTTCTTCAAGTCGCATACAGCTGGTATAAAAGTGGAATGTATGGACTCCAGCTATGATCTCGCATGGGACGTGAAGCCTGAGACGCCAGAGATGATTTCATGTAATTCTCTGAAACTTGAACCTGAG GAAGATTCGTGCGACATGAACAGAGTGAAAGAGGATCTGGAGCTAGAAATAACAACAGAAGAGGATGAAGTCTTACCTGACAG AGACAAGGAGCAGTTCTGTCACCCTGTTCGAGACATCCACACCAATGAAGTATCTGGTAGGAGAATACAACACCATAGGATGCAACTGCAAGAGAGACCAGCCATTCAGCACCGTACTGAAGATTGTGTTCAGCTAGAAAAACCGAAGTCCAGAAAGACTTTTCAGTGTGATACATGCAGTAAATGTTTCACAACCAAAGCTGACATGAAGCTACACTTTCGCTGCCACATAGATAAAAACTGCAAATCTTGTGGTAAAGACTTAGCAAAGGTAGGCAATGCCAAAAGCCACGTGTGCAATCACAAACGTGCCAGATCTTGGAAATGCAATGTGTGTGGGGAGATTTTCCAGTCACCGCAATCTGGAAAGAAACACTTACTGCTTCATAATGTTAAGAAGTCGCTGGACAGTCCGACGAAAAGTCTGGTGGCCGATACAGAGGAGAAAAAGTGTAAATGCGACATTTGCGGCAAAGATTTCACAAATTCAAGATCATTCAAAATGCACTTACGTATACATACAGGTAAGAAACCAAAATGTAACATATGTGGAAGATTACTGTCTTCTAATTACACCCTGAAGGCCCACATTCGAATACACATGGGTGACAGACCGTTCAAATGTGAAGTTTGTGAGAAGAGCTTCTCCACGCCTGGGACTCTCAAAAAACACAAGCGTATAGTACACACGGGGCAGAAGATCTTCGAATGCATCATTTGTGGGAAGACTCTTCCAACACAGCTTGCTGTCAGAGTCCACAAACGTACACATATAGGCGagaattcaactattgtaattttcCCCAAAACGACCTAA